A window of the Synechococcus sp. LTW-R genome harbors these coding sequences:
- a CDS encoding IMS domain-containing protein, giving the protein MELPIDHFRLLGVNASSDRQSVLRTLQQRLDRIPDQGFTQDTLQARAELLEASADLLSDETRRQAYERELTAIADNANGSIAALEIPPSREVGGLLLLMEAGQSQEAFDSASRGLQPPQAPALGSSREADLTLLAGLACQGTARDYRDQRRYEAAALTLQQGLQLLQRMGQQAEQRRKLEQDLKELLPYRVLDLISRDLSASGSRQQGIVLLEQLVQQRGGLEGHTDLTFPQSEFQPFFKQIRQFLTAQEQVELFSRWGDSGSATADFLASFALTASGFSQRKPERILEAYERLKNSGQPGIEVFLSCQQLLLGQVDEAERLFDEGADAALKQWAMEQGDDPLARLCAYCRDWLTREVLEGFRDIDVDANLDAWFADRDVQAYIDQQDRIRGRQFNAKPSLEVPGATDTSTAFGDWPSFDLPGSNEPPTALETVEDQDDADDELWDGPRWRLPELQWPQLGNLQERLQGLPSWGMPVGAAVAVVVIGLGGWMALKPRGGELETASSDKVAALVQPEAAAPAAPAAPAQSAPFPLTDPDPSATQLQELLEAWLKEKAAVLAGGAPSESLADLARPDQIQRLQRQNQANRQRGATETVSTSITGFKISARSPVRIAAQVAMTYSDELKTSGGKVLSSTPEMTLRNTYIFGRQNGSWQLVAYKPTAKN; this is encoded by the coding sequence TTGGAACTGCCGATCGACCACTTCCGCCTCCTCGGCGTGAATGCCAGCTCCGACCGGCAGAGCGTGCTGCGGACCCTGCAGCAGCGGCTTGATCGCATTCCAGACCAAGGCTTTACCCAAGACACCCTCCAGGCGCGGGCCGAACTGCTGGAAGCCAGCGCCGACCTGCTGAGCGACGAAACCCGCCGCCAGGCCTACGAGCGGGAACTGACCGCCATCGCCGACAACGCCAACGGTTCCATCGCCGCCCTGGAGATCCCCCCCTCCCGGGAAGTCGGTGGTCTTCTCCTCCTAATGGAGGCCGGCCAATCCCAGGAAGCCTTCGACAGCGCCTCCCGCGGACTGCAGCCGCCCCAAGCCCCCGCCCTGGGCAGCAGCCGCGAAGCCGATCTGACCCTGCTGGCTGGACTGGCCTGCCAGGGCACCGCCCGGGATTACCGCGACCAACGCCGCTATGAAGCGGCCGCCCTAACCCTGCAACAGGGCCTGCAGCTGCTGCAACGCATGGGCCAACAGGCCGAGCAACGGCGCAAGCTCGAGCAGGACCTCAAGGAACTGTTGCCCTATCGCGTGCTCGATCTGATCAGCCGCGACCTCTCCGCCAGCGGCTCCCGCCAACAGGGCATCGTCCTGCTGGAGCAACTCGTGCAGCAGCGCGGTGGCCTCGAGGGCCACACCGATCTGACCTTCCCCCAAAGTGAGTTCCAGCCGTTCTTCAAGCAGATCCGCCAGTTCCTGACGGCTCAAGAGCAAGTGGAGCTCTTCAGCCGCTGGGGCGATAGCGGTTCGGCCACCGCCGACTTCCTCGCGAGCTTTGCTCTGACGGCCTCGGGCTTCTCCCAGCGCAAGCCAGAACGGATCCTCGAGGCCTACGAACGCCTCAAGAACAGCGGCCAGCCCGGAATCGAGGTCTTCCTCTCCTGTCAGCAACTGCTGCTCGGTCAGGTCGATGAAGCGGAGCGCCTCTTTGATGAGGGCGCCGACGCCGCCCTGAAGCAGTGGGCGATGGAGCAGGGGGATGACCCCTTGGCCCGCCTCTGCGCCTACTGCCGCGACTGGTTGACCCGCGAGGTGCTGGAGGGCTTCCGCGACATCGATGTCGACGCGAACCTCGATGCCTGGTTCGCCGACCGGGACGTCCAGGCCTACATCGACCAACAAGACCGGATCCGCGGCCGCCAGTTCAACGCCAAACCCAGCCTCGAGGTGCCAGGAGCGACGGACACCAGCACGGCCTTTGGCGACTGGCCGAGCTTCGACCTGCCGGGCAGCAACGAGCCGCCAACCGCTCTCGAGACCGTTGAGGACCAGGACGACGCTGATGACGAGCTCTGGGATGGCCCGCGCTGGCGACTGCCCGAGCTGCAATGGCCGCAGCTCGGCAACCTGCAGGAGCGTCTCCAAGGGCTTCCCAGCTGGGGCATGCCCGTTGGTGCAGCCGTCGCCGTCGTCGTGATTGGCCTTGGCGGCTGGATGGCGCTCAAGCCCCGCGGTGGCGAACTCGAAACCGCGAGCAGCGACAAAGTGGCGGCCCTCGTCCAACCGGAAGCGGCGGCTCCGGCGGCTCCGGCGGCTCCGGCCCAGTCGGCCCCCTTCCCCCTGACCGATCCCGACCCCAGCGCCACGCAATTGCAGGAGCTACTCGAGGCCTGGCTGAAGGAAAAAGCGGCGGTCCTCGCCGGCGGTGCACCGAGCGAGAGCCTGGCCGATCTCGCCCGCCCGGACCAGATCCAGCGGCTGCAGCGCCAGAACCAGGCCAACCGCCAGCGCGGCGCCACAGAAACGGTCTCCACCAGCATCACCGGCTTCAAGATCAGCGCGCGCTCACCCGTGCGGATCGCGGCCCAGGTGGCGATGACCTACAGCGACGAACTCAAGACGAGCGGCGGCAAGGTTCTGAGCAGCACCCCAGAGATGACGCTGCGCAACACCTATATCTTTGGCCGCCAAAACGGCAGCTGGCAGCTGGTCGCCTACAAGCCCACCGCCAAGAACTGA
- the era gene encoding GTPase Era, with translation MESHDQLPPFPDLSDLPAEAVAGGFTLGQSPEGFRSGFVALVGRPNVGKSTLMNQLVGEKVAITSPVAQTTRNRLRAILTTPTAQLVLVDTPGIHKPHHLLGERLVQTARGAIGEVDQVLLLVDGSQAAGRGDGFIVELLERTKVPVQVALNKCDLVDPAQAAELEASYRELVPGWPLHPVSALNGDGTEALVNALAAELPEGPHLYPPDAVSDQPEQLLLAELIREQVLQHTREEIPHSVAVQIERVVDDKERTAVLATVLVERTSQKGILIGKGGRMLRQIGTGARQQMQKLISGPVYLELFVKVVPNWRRSSSRLAELGYRGDS, from the coding sequence ATGGAGTCACACGACCAGCTGCCGCCTTTCCCAGATCTCAGCGATCTGCCGGCCGAGGCCGTTGCCGGTGGCTTCACCCTGGGGCAGAGCCCCGAAGGCTTTCGTTCAGGCTTTGTCGCCCTGGTGGGACGGCCCAACGTGGGCAAGTCCACCCTGATGAATCAGTTGGTCGGCGAGAAGGTGGCGATCACCTCCCCGGTGGCCCAAACCACCCGCAATCGGCTGCGGGCGATCCTCACCACGCCCACGGCCCAGCTGGTGCTCGTGGACACCCCCGGGATCCACAAGCCCCATCACCTGCTGGGGGAGCGGCTCGTACAGACCGCCCGTGGCGCCATCGGTGAAGTCGATCAGGTGCTTCTGCTCGTGGATGGCAGCCAAGCCGCCGGCCGCGGGGATGGCTTCATCGTCGAGCTGCTCGAGCGCACCAAGGTGCCCGTCCAGGTCGCCCTGAACAAATGCGATCTCGTCGACCCCGCCCAGGCGGCCGAGCTGGAGGCCAGCTACCGCGAACTCGTGCCCGGTTGGCCCCTCCACCCCGTCAGCGCCCTCAATGGCGACGGCACCGAAGCGCTCGTCAATGCCCTGGCGGCCGAGCTACCCGAGGGGCCGCACCTGTATCCGCCCGATGCGGTCAGCGACCAACCGGAGCAGCTATTGCTGGCGGAACTGATCCGCGAGCAGGTCCTGCAGCACACCCGCGAAGAGATTCCCCACTCGGTCGCCGTGCAAATCGAGCGGGTCGTCGATGACAAGGAGCGCACCGCGGTCCTGGCCACCGTGTTGGTGGAGCGCACCAGTCAGAAGGGAATCCTGATCGGCAAGGGCGGCCGAATGCTGCGCCAGATCGGAACGGGCGCCCGCCAGCAGATGCAAAAGCTGATCTCCGGCCCGGTCTACCTGGAGCTCTTTGTCAAGGTCGTTCCCAACTGGCGCCGCAGCTCCTCGCGGCTGGCGGAACTCGGGTACCGCGGCGACAGCTGA
- the ffh gene encoding signal recognition particle protein, with product MFDELSQRFEDAVKNLRGQGAINEGNIEGALKDVRRALLEADVSLPVVKDFVEEVRKKALGEEVVRGISPDQKFIQVVHEQLVDTMGGENAPLAAAGKEGAPAVVLMAGLQGAGKTTATAKLGLHLKEKGRKALLVGADVYRPAAIDQLKTLGSQIGVEVFSLGTEAKPEAIAAAGIEKAKAEGFDTVLVDTAGRLQIDTSMMDEMVRIREAVQPDEVLLVVDSMIGQEAAELTRAFHDQVGITGAVLTKLDGDSRGGAALSIRKVSGAPIKFIGTGEKVEALQPFHPERMASRILGMGDVLTLVEKAQKEVELADVAKMQQKLQEATFDFSDFVKQMRLIKRMGSLGGLMKMIPGMNKIDDGMLKQGEEQLKKIEAMIGSMTEAERSDPDLLAANPSRRRRIASGSGHTPADVDKVLQNFQQMRGFMQQMTRGGGMPGMPGMPGMPGMGGMPGMGGMPGMGGAPAGRGGRGGGMPKAPKPAKKRKGFGEL from the coding sequence ATGTTCGACGAGCTCTCCCAACGGTTTGAAGATGCCGTCAAGAACCTGCGCGGTCAGGGGGCCATCAACGAAGGCAATATCGAGGGGGCACTCAAGGACGTGCGACGGGCTCTGCTCGAAGCCGACGTCAGCCTTCCGGTGGTCAAGGACTTCGTCGAAGAGGTCCGCAAGAAGGCCCTCGGCGAAGAGGTGGTGCGGGGCATCAGCCCGGACCAGAAATTCATCCAGGTGGTCCACGAGCAGCTCGTGGACACCATGGGCGGCGAGAACGCTCCTCTGGCGGCTGCCGGCAAAGAAGGGGCCCCAGCCGTCGTCTTGATGGCGGGCCTGCAGGGTGCAGGTAAAACCACCGCCACCGCCAAGCTCGGCCTTCACCTCAAGGAGAAAGGACGCAAGGCCCTGCTGGTGGGCGCCGACGTCTACCGCCCGGCGGCCATCGACCAGCTGAAAACCCTCGGCAGCCAGATCGGCGTTGAGGTCTTCAGCCTGGGCACCGAAGCCAAGCCGGAAGCCATTGCCGCCGCAGGCATTGAGAAGGCCAAGGCCGAGGGCTTCGACACCGTCCTGGTGGACACCGCCGGTCGCCTCCAGATCGACACCTCGATGATGGACGAGATGGTCCGGATCCGAGAGGCCGTCCAGCCCGATGAGGTGCTGCTGGTGGTGGACTCGATGATCGGCCAGGAGGCCGCCGAACTCACCCGCGCCTTCCACGATCAGGTGGGCATCACCGGTGCGGTGCTCACCAAGCTCGACGGTGACTCCCGCGGCGGCGCGGCCCTCTCGATACGAAAGGTCAGCGGGGCACCGATCAAATTCATCGGTACCGGGGAAAAGGTGGAGGCGCTGCAGCCCTTCCACCCCGAACGGATGGCCAGCCGGATCCTCGGCATGGGCGACGTCCTCACCTTGGTTGAGAAGGCCCAGAAGGAGGTCGAGCTGGCCGATGTGGCCAAGATGCAGCAGAAGCTCCAGGAAGCCACCTTCGACTTCTCAGACTTCGTCAAGCAGATGCGCCTGATCAAGCGCATGGGCTCCCTGGGCGGTCTCATGAAAATGATCCCGGGGATGAACAAGATCGACGACGGGATGCTCAAGCAGGGCGAAGAGCAGCTCAAGAAGATCGAAGCGATGATCGGCTCCATGACCGAGGCGGAGCGCAGCGACCCCGACCTGCTCGCCGCCAATCCCTCCCGCCGGCGCCGCATCGCCAGCGGCAGTGGCCACACCCCGGCCGATGTGGACAAGGTGCTGCAGAACTTCCAGCAGATGCGCGGCTTCATGCAGCAAATGACCCGCGGTGGCGGCATGCCGGGAATGCCCGGCATGCCTGGAATGCCTGGCATGGGCGGGATGCCCGGCATGGGTGGAATGCCTGGCATGGGCGGCGCTCCCGCCGGCCGTGGTGGCCGTGGCGGCGGCATGCCCAAAGCCCCCAAACCCGCCAAGAAGCGCAAAGGCTTCGGCGAGCTCTGA
- the trmD gene encoding tRNA (guanosine(37)-N1)-methyltransferase TrmD yields the protein MRLDVVSLTPEAFAPLQGLGVIGRAFAAGRAELHVHNPRDFATDRYRKVDDEPYGGGAGMVLKPEPVFAAFESIPVQPRRRTLLMSPQGQPLRQVDLRRWAADYDQLVFLCGHYEGFDERIRSLADEEVSIGDFVLTGGELPAMTIINGVVRLLPGTVGTEACLEEESHSALLLEHPHYTRPADFRGMGVPDVLRSGDHGAIARWRAEQQQERTRERRPDLYARWQAEQQS from the coding sequence ATGCGCCTCGATGTGGTCAGCCTGACCCCGGAGGCCTTTGCGCCGCTGCAGGGGCTTGGGGTCATCGGCCGCGCCTTCGCCGCCGGCCGCGCTGAACTTCACGTTCACAACCCGCGGGACTTCGCCACGGATCGCTACCGCAAGGTGGATGACGAGCCCTATGGCGGCGGTGCCGGGATGGTGCTCAAGCCGGAGCCGGTCTTTGCCGCCTTTGAGTCGATCCCGGTGCAACCGCGCCGGCGCACCCTCTTGATGTCACCCCAGGGACAACCCCTGCGTCAGGTGGACCTGCGCCGCTGGGCGGCGGATTACGACCAGCTGGTCTTCCTCTGCGGTCACTACGAGGGATTCGATGAGCGCATTCGCTCCTTGGCCGATGAGGAGGTCTCGATTGGCGACTTCGTGCTGACCGGCGGCGAACTGCCGGCGATGACGATCATCAACGGCGTGGTCCGCCTACTGCCGGGCACCGTCGGCACCGAAGCCTGCCTAGAGGAGGAGAGCCACAGCGCGCTGCTGCTGGAGCATCCCCACTACACGCGCCCGGCGGATTTCCGCGGCATGGGCGTCCCGGATGTCCTACGCAGCGGCGACCACGGCGCCATTGCCCGCTGGCGGGCCGAACAGCAGCAGGAGCGCACCCGCGAGCGCCGGCCTGACCTCTACGCCCGTTGGCAAGCGGAGCAGCAGAGCTAA
- a CDS encoding phycobiliprotein lyase, whose translation MSDTASFPPDSIEAFLQLCEGEWMCLRSRFVLGDDSEGGEGDEWHSSERGELVVRHLEGNPGGLSVGPKDQAPKQLQFEADGQFQAGEQQGRWTLWPDSSLELILEQDDSEIRERIWFNKPNLRLRSTIEQPADGTPGRASFSSEIRRVSRPAA comes from the coding sequence ATGAGCGACACCGCCTCCTTTCCCCCGGACTCGATCGAAGCCTTCCTGCAGCTCTGCGAAGGCGAGTGGATGTGCCTGCGATCCCGCTTTGTCCTTGGCGACGACAGCGAAGGCGGTGAGGGCGATGAATGGCACAGCAGTGAACGCGGCGAACTCGTGGTGCGCCACCTCGAGGGCAACCCCGGCGGCCTAAGCGTGGGCCCGAAGGACCAGGCCCCAAAGCAATTGCAGTTCGAGGCCGACGGCCAGTTCCAAGCCGGCGAGCAGCAGGGCCGCTGGACCCTCTGGCCCGACAGCAGCCTCGAGCTGATCCTCGAGCAGGACGACAGCGAGATCCGCGAGCGGATCTGGTTCAACAAGCCCAACCTGCGCCTGCGCTCCACCATCGAGCAGCCCGCCGATGGCACCCCAGGCCGCGCCAGCTTCAGTTCTGAAATCCGCCGGGTCAGCCGGCCCGCCGCCTAA
- a CDS encoding PhoH family protein, translating into MPGAESLTAFTIDLPDQDAAMALAGEAESTLHRLEALTGASLVLRGLSLQLRGRPTQLERAAGLVELLRPLWQEGQSVTQVDVQTALSALDTGRGEEHQQLGKQVLARSQNGKLLRPRTLKQKTYVEAIERHDLTFALGPAGTGKTFLAAVQAVRALQERKVERLILTRPAVEAGERLGFLPGDLQQKVDPYLRPLYDALHSLLGQERTAALIEKNVIEVAPLAYMRGRTLAEAFVILDEAQNTTPAQMRMVLTRLGEGSKMVVTGDPTQIDLPQGQLSGLIEAAQVLEGVEGIAVCRLSAADVVRHPLVQRLVTAYAARDAAKARR; encoded by the coding sequence ATGCCCGGGGCTGAAAGCCTCACGGCCTTCACCATCGACCTTCCCGACCAGGACGCCGCCATGGCCCTGGCCGGGGAAGCTGAATCGACCCTGCATCGCCTTGAAGCCCTGACTGGTGCTTCGCTGGTGTTGCGGGGTCTTTCGCTGCAACTGCGGGGCCGCCCCACCCAGCTAGAGCGGGCCGCGGGCCTCGTGGAACTGCTGCGTCCCCTCTGGCAAGAGGGGCAGAGCGTCACCCAGGTGGATGTGCAGACCGCACTCTCCGCCCTGGATACGGGCCGCGGGGAGGAACACCAACAACTGGGCAAGCAGGTTCTGGCCCGCAGCCAGAACGGCAAACTGCTGCGCCCCCGCACCCTCAAACAAAAGACCTACGTCGAGGCGATCGAACGCCACGACCTCACCTTTGCCCTGGGCCCCGCCGGCACGGGCAAGACCTTCCTGGCGGCCGTTCAGGCGGTGCGCGCGCTGCAGGAACGCAAGGTGGAGCGGCTGATCCTGACCCGCCCCGCCGTGGAAGCCGGCGAGCGCCTGGGCTTTCTGCCCGGGGATCTCCAGCAGAAGGTCGACCCCTACCTGCGCCCCCTCTACGACGCTCTCCACAGCCTGCTTGGCCAGGAGCGCACCGCAGCCCTGATCGAGAAGAACGTGATCGAGGTGGCCCCCCTGGCCTACATGCGCGGTCGCACCCTGGCCGAGGCCTTCGTGATCCTCGATGAGGCCCAGAACACCACCCCGGCCCAGATGCGAATGGTGCTGACCCGCCTGGGGGAGGGGTCAAAGATGGTCGTCACCGGGGACCCCACCCAGATCGATCTGCCCCAGGGGCAACTGAGCGGCTTAATCGAAGCCGCCCAGGTGCTGGAGGGGGTCGAGGGCATCGCGGTCTGCCGGCTGAGTGCCGCTGACGTGGTGCGCCATCCCCTGGTGCAGCGCCTGGTCACCGCCTACGCCGCCCGGGATGCGGCCAAGGCCCGGCGTTAG
- a CDS encoding histone deacetylase — MRLPLVYHPAYSAPLPSSHRFPMAKFKLLRTLLEEQGIARDEQIHRPLPVPRRWLELTHSRQYHQAFARGELLPAEQRRIGLPATTPLVQRTWLAVGGTLLTARLALEHGVACHLAGGTHHAYPDHGSGFCIFNDCAVTAQVLLAEGRVQRLMVIDLDVHQGDATAAIFADEPRVFTLSVHCGSNFPLRKQQSDVDLALDDGLEDDAYLEAIGDLIPTLLDQEQPDLVLYNAGVDPHREDRLGRLQLSDQGLLNRDRLVLDSCLRRNIPIATVIGGGYDDLKPLVIRHGLVFRAANEQARLHGL, encoded by the coding sequence GTGCGCCTGCCGCTCGTCTACCACCCGGCCTACTCGGCCCCCTTGCCCAGTAGTCATCGCTTCCCGATGGCGAAATTCAAACTCCTGCGGACCCTCCTGGAGGAGCAAGGGATTGCGCGGGATGAGCAGATCCATCGCCCGCTGCCGGTGCCCAGGCGCTGGCTTGAGCTGACCCACAGCCGCCAGTACCACCAGGCTTTTGCAAGGGGTGAACTGCTGCCGGCTGAGCAGCGCCGCATCGGCCTGCCGGCCACGACCCCCTTGGTGCAGCGCACCTGGCTGGCGGTGGGCGGAACCCTGCTCACGGCCCGGCTGGCCCTGGAGCACGGGGTGGCCTGCCACCTGGCCGGTGGCACCCACCACGCTTACCCCGACCACGGCAGCGGCTTCTGCATCTTCAACGACTGCGCGGTCACCGCCCAGGTGCTGCTGGCCGAAGGGCGGGTGCAGCGGCTGATGGTGATCGATCTGGATGTGCACCAGGGGGATGCCACCGCCGCGATCTTTGCCGATGAGCCCCGGGTCTTCACCCTCTCGGTGCACTGCGGCAGCAACTTTCCACTGCGCAAGCAACAAAGCGACGTCGACCTCGCCTTAGACGATGGTCTTGAAGACGACGCCTATCTAGAGGCGATCGGCGATCTGATTCCAACCCTGCTCGATCAAGAGCAACCGGATCTCGTGCTCTACAACGCCGGCGTGGACCCCCACCGTGAGGACCGGCTCGGCCGGCTCCAACTCAGCGACCAGGGCTTACTGAACCGCGACCGGTTGGTACTGGACAGCTGCCTGCGGCGCAACATCCCGATCGCCACCGTGATCGGCGGCGGCTACGACGACCTCAAGCCCCTCGTGATCCGCCACGGCCTGGTCTTCCGGGCCGCCAACGAGCAAGCCCGTTTACACGGGCTTTAA
- the rpsP gene encoding 30S ribosomal protein S16 yields the protein MIKLRLKRFGKKREASFRLVACNSTSRRDGRPLEELGFYNPRTKETRLDTEAIRARLAQGAQPTEVVQTLLERGGLIEKKVRSSVVVGQKKQAAIREAAAKQAAKEAAEAKAAEAAAAAEAAAAAEEAPAEEATEA from the coding sequence ATGATCAAGCTCCGCCTGAAGCGGTTCGGTAAGAAGCGGGAAGCGAGCTTCCGCCTGGTGGCCTGCAACAGCACCTCACGCCGCGACGGTCGTCCCCTCGAGGAGCTGGGCTTCTACAACCCCCGCACCAAGGAGACCCGTCTCGACACCGAGGCCATCCGTGCCCGTCTCGCCCAGGGCGCCCAGCCCACCGAGGTCGTTCAAACCCTGCTCGAGCGCGGCGGTCTGATCGAGAAGAAAGTGCGTTCTTCCGTGGTCGTCGGCCAGAAGAAGCAAGCTGCCATCCGCGAAGCTGCTGCTAAGCAGGCCGCCAAGGAAGCTGCAGAAGCCAAGGCTGCTGAGGCCGCTGCTGCTGCAGAAGCCGCCGCTGCCGCCGAAGAAGCTCCCGCTGAAGAAGCCACTGAAGCCTGA
- a CDS encoding Bax inhibitor-1 family protein has product MPASSNFQEAIREAQSSALVGPNVVNKALPYVGGGMVLTAGGVMGGLALLASNPAGFMPLFWVALIGNFILFFVAQNVALKGNNSTALPLMAAYSLITGFTLSGIVALAIGTAGIGAIGTAALATGVTFVAASVMGRRMSDSVGQALSGVVGLGILGLVIAMVVQIVGGIFVPGFGMGGMELLIAGFGTVIFVGAAFVDFYTMPRTYSDDQYLAGALSMYLTYINLFIFILRLVIALNGGGRRD; this is encoded by the coding sequence ATGCCGGCCAGCAGCAATTTCCAGGAGGCCATCCGCGAGGCGCAATCCAGCGCCCTCGTGGGGCCCAACGTGGTCAATAAGGCGCTGCCCTACGTGGGCGGCGGCATGGTGCTCACCGCCGGTGGCGTCATGGGTGGTCTGGCCCTGTTGGCCAGCAACCCCGCCGGATTCATGCCCCTGTTCTGGGTGGCCCTGATCGGCAACTTCATCCTCTTCTTCGTGGCCCAGAACGTGGCCCTGAAGGGGAACAACAGCACCGCGCTGCCGCTGATGGCGGCCTACAGCCTGATCACCGGCTTCACCCTGAGCGGCATCGTGGCCCTGGCCATCGGCACCGCGGGCATCGGCGCCATCGGCACCGCCGCCCTGGCCACCGGCGTCACCTTCGTGGCGGCCTCCGTCATGGGGCGTCGCATGAGCGACAGCGTCGGTCAGGCCCTCAGCGGCGTGGTCGGGCTGGGCATCCTCGGCCTGGTGATCGCCATGGTCGTCCAGATCGTCGGCGGCATCTTCGTGCCCGGCTTCGGCATGGGCGGCATGGAGCTGCTCATCGCCGGCTTCGGCACCGTGATCTTCGTGGGCGCCGCCTTCGTGGACTTCTACACGATGCCCCGCACCTACAGCGACGACCAGTACCTGGCCGGTGCGCTGAGCATGTACCTGACCTACATCAACCTGTTCATCTTCATCCTGCGCCTGGTGATCGCCCTCAACGGTGGCGGTCGCCGCGACTGA
- the pdhA gene encoding pyruvate dehydrogenase (acetyl-transferring) E1 component subunit alpha: MTQADLGQGVATSGAPSCSADVNQVGLHAERLMNLYPSTPATVTRDEGLMLYRDMTLGRRFEDKCAEMYYRGKMFGFVHLYNGQEAVSTGVIKAMKMQHDWFCSTYRDHVHALSCGVPAREVMSELFGKETGCSKGRGGSMHLFSKEHHLLGGYAFIGEGIPVALGAAFTSRYKRDALGDSSSDAVTAAFFGDGTCNIGQFYECLNMAALWKLPIIFVVENNKWAIGMDHNRATSDPEIWRKAAAFGMAGEEVDGMDVLAVRGAAQRAIERARAGEGPTVLECLTYRFRGHSLADPDELRAEAEKEFWAQRDPIKRLAAHLIEQNLATADELKAIEKEIDAEVVDCVEFALAAPEPKPEELTRYIWAED, from the coding sequence ATGACACAGGCCGATCTTGGACAGGGCGTCGCCACCAGTGGTGCTCCCTCCTGCTCCGCCGATGTCAATCAGGTCGGCTTGCACGCCGAGCGGCTGATGAACCTCTATCCCTCCACGCCGGCAACGGTGACGCGGGATGAGGGCCTGATGCTGTACCGCGACATGACCCTCGGCCGGCGCTTCGAAGACAAGTGCGCCGAGATGTACTACCGCGGAAAGATGTTCGGATTTGTTCACCTCTACAACGGCCAAGAGGCCGTGAGCACAGGGGTGATCAAGGCGATGAAGATGCAGCACGACTGGTTCTGCAGCACCTATCGCGATCACGTCCACGCCCTGAGCTGCGGCGTGCCGGCCCGTGAGGTGATGAGCGAGCTCTTCGGTAAGGAGACCGGCTGCAGCAAGGGCCGTGGCGGATCCATGCACCTCTTCTCCAAGGAGCACCACCTACTGGGTGGTTATGCCTTCATCGGCGAAGGCATTCCCGTGGCCCTGGGTGCGGCCTTCACCAGCCGCTACAAGCGCGACGCCCTGGGCGACTCCAGCAGCGACGCCGTGACCGCGGCCTTCTTCGGCGACGGCACCTGCAACATCGGTCAGTTCTATGAGTGCCTGAACATGGCGGCGCTCTGGAAGCTGCCGATCATCTTCGTGGTCGAGAACAACAAGTGGGCCATTGGCATGGACCACAACCGCGCCACCAGCGATCCAGAGATCTGGCGTAAGGCGGCAGCCTTCGGCATGGCCGGTGAAGAGGTCGATGGCATGGATGTCCTGGCGGTTCGCGGTGCTGCCCAGCGCGCGATCGAGCGGGCCCGCGCCGGCGAAGGTCCCACGGTGCTCGAGTGCCTGACCTACCGCTTCCGCGGCCACTCCCTGGCGGACCCCGACGAACTGCGAGCGGAGGCCGAGAAGGAGTTCTGGGCCCAGCGCGATCCGATCAAGCGTCTGGCGGCCCACCTGATCGAGCAGAACTTGGCGACGGCGGACGAACTGAAGGCGATCGAGAAGGAGATCGACGCCGAGGTGGTCGATTGCGTCGAGTTCGCCCTGGCGGCGCCCGAGCCCAAGCCGGAAGAACTGACCCGCTACATCTGGGCTGAGGACTGA